One window of Paenibacillus albicereus genomic DNA carries:
- a CDS encoding response regulator: MHRILIVDDEPLIGKGLSSLLAGAGLGIEDIHTASNGFEALDYLRLEEVDLMITDIGMPGMNGIELMHQARLIKPWVQTIVVSAHETFHYAQMAMRLGARDYLIKPLDAAQLLDSVRNALLQAERPAASEPDYAASLGGRFALQAPGGEPRRALERLLAQPSASTEQAGELAAAAGLRDTGPYFAVIRILPEFDARPDLSPKDKDLLAYAVMNLSTELLGKDWNPVPIALPDGEVGLIIGWSEERYDDSTVSKINQLDMIGRSLHHHADSFLRLPALVGISQIARGPEFLHLLADQARRALEWRHRHPGQKVFYYGDFSWSAAEGGAAEQPGEEEASAQTNRIVERSLRYIEENYAQKGLTLHEVSQRGHVSPNYLSYLFKKNTGYNLWEYVIKLRMEEGRRLLLTTDLRRYEVAERVGYESPEHFSKIFKKYYGYSPSELKKESQGK, translated from the coding sequence ATGCACCGCATCCTGATCGTGGACGACGAGCCGCTCATCGGCAAAGGACTGTCGAGCCTGCTGGCCGGAGCCGGACTCGGCATCGAGGACATCCATACCGCCAGCAACGGCTTCGAGGCGCTCGACTACCTCCGCTTGGAGGAGGTCGACCTCATGATTACCGACATCGGCATGCCGGGAATGAACGGCATCGAGCTGATGCATCAAGCCCGCCTCATCAAGCCGTGGGTGCAGACGATCGTCGTCTCCGCGCATGAGACGTTCCACTACGCGCAGATGGCGATGCGCCTCGGCGCGCGCGACTATCTCATCAAGCCGCTGGACGCGGCGCAGCTGCTCGACAGCGTGCGCAACGCGCTGCTGCAGGCGGAGCGCCCGGCGGCAAGCGAGCCGGACTACGCGGCGAGCCTAGGCGGCCGGTTCGCGCTGCAAGCGCCGGGCGGCGAGCCGCGCCGGGCGCTCGAGCGGCTGCTCGCCCAGCCGTCCGCCTCCACGGAGCAGGCCGGAGAGCTGGCCGCCGCCGCCGGACTGCGGGATACGGGACCTTATTTCGCGGTCATCCGCATCCTTCCGGAGTTCGACGCCCGCCCGGATCTGTCGCCGAAGGACAAGGACCTGCTCGCCTACGCCGTCATGAACCTGTCCACGGAGCTGCTCGGCAAGGACTGGAATCCGGTCCCGATCGCGCTGCCGGACGGCGAGGTCGGACTCATCATCGGCTGGAGCGAGGAGCGCTACGACGACTCGACGGTCAGCAAGATCAACCAGCTCGACATGATCGGCCGCAGCCTGCATCATCATGCCGACTCGTTCCTGCGGCTGCCGGCGCTCGTCGGCATCAGCCAGATCGCACGCGGGCCGGAATTCCTCCATCTGCTGGCGGATCAGGCGAGGCGGGCGCTGGAGTGGCGGCACCGGCATCCGGGGCAAAAGGTGTTCTATTATGGAGACTTCAGCTGGAGCGCGGCGGAGGGCGGGGCGGCGGAGCAGCCCGGCGAGGAGGAGGCTTCCGCCCAGACGAACCGGATCGTGGAGCGCTCCCTGCGGTACATCGAGGAGAACTACGCGCAGAAGGGGCTGACGCTGCACGAGGTGTCCCAGCGCGGGCATGTCAGTCCCAACTATCTCAGCTATCTGTTCAAGAAGAACACCGGCTACAACCTGTGGGAATACGTCATCAAGCTGCGGATGGAGGAAGGCCGCCGGCTGCTGCTGACGACCGACCTGAGGCGCTACGAGGTGGCGGAGCGGGTCGGCTACGAATCGCCGGAGCATTTCAGCAAGATCTTCAAGAAGTACTACGGCTACAGCCCGAGCGAGCTCAAGAAAGAAAGCCAGGGCAAGTAA
- a CDS encoding cache domain-containing sensor histidine kinase → MLNPLTRLSVRLQLILLFLFMALPILGLFAYGNMKAETIMKDNVTGAYAELNKQNLLMINKEMDGINRITTTIIQNPVTQRIVPGRREPVLDRVKKYAEMDKLLRAYSTGTDGETPVYYSLYVYDPTDEFYFAPSIQMTNNGVYFLTSRTKPAWFEKAVRLKGVGFVEMTATNTAFDKSPTLAYIRAVNNIGEGSGVIGVLVAYQLEHKIADTMRSVNLPGGDISLVDEAGTVMSSTLPDRLGTRLELPAVLAERVAQARSDLPFHLIEGDWIYVASGKNSLHLRLIYEIPVQAMLQQQSELKNVILLISAVYVAVGCIVMIYFWRSLMTPLQRLSLFVRKYEPGKLVPETPGQSRRDEVGVLISAVYGMARRLNSLIADKYQADIRQKEAQLQILYHQINPHLLYNTLESIYWKSSLEGHSESAEMIKDLSKLMKISLSRGRELITLAEESEHAAAYVALQRRRYEAELRVLWDIPEELGAALIPKITLQPLIENAIIHGIKHMGEDGEIVVAARAAEGGDLLVTVGDNGYKSVDYAAIQRWLAEPDRSPSIGYGIRNIDQRIRLQFGPRYGLGIGPREGGGTEVRLLLPLLDDASNPGQPRGE, encoded by the coding sequence ATGTTGAATCCGCTTACGAGGCTGAGCGTCAGGCTGCAGCTCATCCTGCTCTTCCTCTTCATGGCGCTGCCGATCCTAGGGCTGTTCGCCTATGGCAACATGAAGGCCGAAACGATCATGAAGGACAACGTCACCGGCGCCTACGCCGAGCTCAACAAGCAGAACCTGCTCATGATCAACAAGGAAATGGATGGCATCAACCGCATCACGACGACGATCATTCAAAATCCGGTGACGCAGCGCATCGTGCCGGGAAGGCGGGAGCCGGTTCTCGACCGGGTCAAGAAGTACGCCGAGATGGACAAGCTGCTGCGCGCCTACTCCACCGGCACGGACGGCGAGACTCCGGTCTACTACTCCCTCTATGTCTACGATCCGACGGATGAATTCTATTTCGCTCCTTCCATCCAGATGACGAACAACGGCGTCTATTTCCTGACGAGCCGGACGAAGCCGGCTTGGTTCGAGAAGGCGGTGCGCCTCAAAGGCGTCGGCTTCGTCGAGATGACCGCGACCAATACCGCGTTCGACAAGAGCCCGACGCTCGCCTACATCCGCGCCGTCAACAACATCGGCGAGGGCAGCGGCGTCATCGGCGTGCTCGTCGCCTACCAGCTGGAGCACAAGATCGCCGACACGATGCGCTCGGTCAATCTGCCGGGAGGCGACATCAGCCTCGTCGACGAGGCCGGCACGGTCATGAGCAGCACGCTGCCGGACCGCCTCGGCACGCGGCTGGAGCTCCCGGCCGTACTGGCCGAGCGGGTGGCGCAGGCCCGCTCCGACCTTCCCTTCCATCTCATCGAAGGGGACTGGATCTACGTGGCGAGCGGCAAGAACAGCCTCCATCTGCGCCTCATCTACGAGATCCCCGTGCAGGCGATGCTGCAGCAGCAGAGCGAGCTCAAGAACGTCATCCTGCTCATCTCCGCCGTCTATGTCGCCGTCGGCTGCATCGTCATGATCTACTTCTGGCGCTCGCTCATGACGCCGCTGCAGCGGCTGTCGCTGTTCGTCCGCAAGTACGAGCCGGGCAAGCTGGTGCCGGAGACGCCGGGCCAGTCGCGGCGAGACGAGGTCGGCGTGCTCATCTCCGCGGTGTACGGGATGGCTCGGCGGCTCAACAGCCTGATCGCCGACAAGTACCAGGCGGACATCCGGCAGAAGGAAGCGCAGCTGCAGATCCTGTACCACCAGATCAACCCGCATCTGCTGTACAACACGCTGGAGAGCATCTACTGGAAAAGCTCGCTCGAAGGCCATTCCGAATCCGCGGAAATGATCAAAGACCTGTCCAAGCTGATGAAAATCAGCCTGAGCCGAGGGCGCGAGCTGATTACGCTCGCGGAGGAGAGCGAGCATGCGGCCGCTTACGTGGCGCTGCAGCGCCGGCGCTACGAGGCGGAGCTGCGCGTGCTCTGGGACATCCCGGAAGAGCTCGGGGCGGCGCTCATCCCCAAGATCACGCTGCAGCCGCTGATCGAGAACGCGATCATCCATGGCATCAAGCACATGGGAGAGGACGGCGAGATCGTCGTCGCGGCGAGAGCGGCCGAAGGGGGCGACCTGCTCGTGACCGTCGGCGACAACGGCTACAAGTCGGTCGACTACGCCGCCATCCAGCGCTGGCTGGCCGAGCCGGACCGCTCGCCGTCGATCGGCTACGGCATCCGCAACATCGACCAGCGCATCCGGCTCCAGTTCGGTCCAAGATACGGACTGGGCATCGGCCCGAGGGAGGGCGGAGGCACCGAGGTGAGGCTGCTGCTGCCGCTGCTGGACGACGCCTCCAACCCAGGACAACCGAGAGGAGAATGA
- a CDS encoding VOC family protein, whose amino-acid sequence MITHYDHIMLPTVSRQGVREFYVNRLGFEIDHETDEEISLRAGSHCRLTFKEAFEAISPVHIAFEVPYGLLDSIVGQADQKAVPFLHGMDGNVIEDFGTGKNAYFRDGDGHLLEIIAHPSNEGESAATGSWMPVLYVREVGFPVPSVADFREKLVQLLEFRLEQASEQFTFAIGGTAHAVVVSDQRRWFPIDMIALPHRASVSLAAERPSDWAAIRSRLTAAGIPFQDVEEQGGSFELEGYRFHIAPKPAG is encoded by the coding sequence ATGATTACCCACTATGACCACATCATGCTTCCGACGGTATCTCGACAAGGCGTCCGCGAATTTTACGTGAATCGCTTGGGCTTCGAAATCGATCATGAAACGGACGAAGAGATTTCCCTGCGGGCCGGCAGCCATTGCCGGCTGACGTTTAAAGAGGCGTTTGAGGCCATCTCGCCTGTCCATATCGCATTCGAGGTTCCTTACGGGCTATTGGATTCGATTGTCGGGCAAGCCGATCAAAAAGCCGTTCCGTTTCTCCATGGGATGGATGGAAACGTCATCGAGGATTTCGGCACAGGAAAAAATGCGTATTTCCGGGATGGCGACGGCCATCTGCTGGAGATCATCGCCCATCCGTCGAATGAAGGAGAATCGGCGGCAACAGGCTCTTGGATGCCGGTGCTGTATGTTCGGGAAGTCGGCTTCCCTGTCCCTTCCGTAGCGGACTTTCGGGAAAAGCTCGTCCAGCTGCTGGAGTTCAGGCTGGAACAAGCCTCGGAACAGTTTACGTTCGCAATCGGAGGGACGGCTCACGCGGTCGTCGTCTCCGACCAGCGCCGCTGGTTTCCGATCGATATGATTGCATTGCCGCATCGAGCCTCCGTTTCTCTCGCTGCGGAACGTCCTTCGGACTGGGCGGCGATCCGTTCCCGGCTGACGGCAGCCGGAATTCCTTTTCAGGATGTGGAGGAGCAAGGCGGCAGCTTCGAGCTCGAAGGCTATCGGTTCCATATTGCTCCTAAGCCTGCCGGATAG
- a CDS encoding AI-2E family transporter, producing MESLRIFFATPAVRRIVVLLLLVGLLYSLRHMLNLILLLFLVTYVMNRLQGLVTRWINRAVPVHPIVVAVLLYVLLLSGLAWGISNYVPQLVTQGRDMINTIIRFLNSTEGNDISKRLSEELEKIDYKTYVDQAFLYLGKIGKMLELVLIVILLSFFFLLQKAKIRAFTQKFQKSKIGWVYDEIAYFSERFVSSFGKVIEVQLVIALFNTVFTMLGLWIMGYPYLFALTIIVFLLSLVPVAGVIISFVPISIIGYQAGGITLVFWVIVMILLIHALEAYVLNPRLMASKTKLPMFYTFVILVFSQHYFGIWGLIIGIPVFMFVLDILHVPLGEEKNKEA from the coding sequence ATGGAATCGCTGCGCATTTTCTTTGCTACGCCCGCTGTCCGCAGGATCGTCGTCCTGCTGCTGCTCGTCGGGCTGCTCTACAGCCTGCGGCATATGCTCAATCTGATCCTACTGCTGTTCCTCGTCACGTATGTGATGAACCGGCTGCAAGGACTCGTCACCCGATGGATCAACAGGGCCGTGCCCGTCCATCCGATCGTCGTCGCGGTGCTGCTGTACGTGCTGCTGCTCTCCGGCCTCGCATGGGGCATCTCCAACTATGTGCCGCAGCTCGTCACCCAGGGCCGGGACATGATCAATACGATCATCCGCTTCCTCAACTCCACCGAGGGCAACGACATCTCGAAGCGCCTGTCGGAGGAGCTGGAGAAGATCGACTACAAGACGTATGTCGACCAGGCGTTCCTGTATCTCGGCAAGATCGGCAAGATGCTGGAGCTCGTGCTGATCGTCATCCTGCTCAGCTTCTTCTTCCTGCTGCAAAAGGCCAAGATCCGCGCGTTCACGCAAAAGTTCCAGAAGAGCAAGATCGGCTGGGTCTACGACGAGATCGCCTATTTCTCCGAGCGCTTCGTCTCCTCGTTCGGCAAGGTCATCGAGGTCCAGCTCGTCATCGCCCTGTTCAACACCGTGTTCACGATGCTCGGCCTCTGGATCATGGGCTATCCGTACCTGTTCGCGCTGACGATCATCGTGTTCCTGCTGAGCCTCGTTCCGGTGGCGGGCGTCATCATCTCGTTCGTGCCGATCAGCATCATCGGCTACCAGGCGGGAGGCATCACGCTCGTGTTCTGGGTCATCGTCATGATCCTGCTCATCCACGCGCTGGAGGCGTACGTCCTCAATCCGAGGCTGATGGCGTCCAAGACGAAGCTGCCGATGTTCTATACGTTCGTCATCCTCGTTTTCTCGCAGCATTACTTCGGCATCTGGGGGCTCATCATCGGCATCCCGGTCTTCATGTTCGTGCTGGATATCCTGCATGTTCCGCTTGGGGAGGAGAAGAACAAAGAAGCGTGA
- a CDS encoding glycosyl hydrolase family 18 protein, whose product MLAGLISLPASATAAEGPPPPPTNLQVSEITGRTAMLTWDLNDRHDPDKGYDIYVTKDKTRPDGSFGYQGWFAAPPVKLGGLEPQTEYTFYIRQASVSGSSVPSERITFTTAADTATAPPAPLKKPHQPRVTEVTYESLTVKFENVPGADGYDVYSRTSWLGGIWNGSGTYKLDASTLTVGQEVYLQVAAQDSTKARPNSPKSDPVRLIWGQLDAPKDVQVVTATKSEVTLGWATVTGATYYEIYEGGNLLGTSAEPRYLATGLKTSQPYSFTVVAKNDLWTSPTSAQVKATPGHNYNLVYYYASWARGESGRNFQPSDIDTSQLTHINYAFADVCWGGYGESGRECRNPEIADQSGYVFDGSMVLGAPADDMPNFAELRTMKQQNPDFKLMVSAGGWSWSKYFSKLAATEETRLTFAQTALQYLRSYGFDGLDIDWEYPVEGGEDDNYRSPDDPQNFTLLMKTLRETLDAAGQKDGKYYLLTIASGQGDNFTRNADFTNSVRYLDFVNIMAYDYSGGWHSSAYHNAPLYYDPANKQSTAPRNNVAGGISGHLNNGVPNYKLVMGVPSYGNGWIGCAGEYGACTSPSTDGTWEAGKFDFTDLEENYVTKSTYKRHWNDKAKVPYLFNEETGAFISYDDEESITYKAIHVRTQNLAGMMNWEISGDRNRTLTTRIFEELPIYGNPSQAHPEPTPTPTPTPTPTPTPEPTSTATPTPEPTSTATPTPEPTSTATPTPEPTSTTTPTPTSTTTPTPTSTATPTPEPTSTTTPTPEPTSTTTPTPTPTSTTTPAPPIYWTPTPTPSSSPSATPAPSATPAPSATPSPTPAVETPNDAVGHWAQNDIVKAIQLGIFQGYPDGTFQPDGKTTRGMLAVMLSRLLSPPSAAAPATFKDAASFPAWSADAIAQIKALGLIQGYEDGTFRPNREVTRAELLTLLARAADLKAAAASKTSFADDSLIPMWAKPAVQAAAEHGLLTGRDGNKFDPNAVATRAETAALVLRFLSELTK is encoded by the coding sequence TTGCTCGCAGGGCTCATCTCCCTGCCGGCATCCGCAACCGCGGCGGAAGGCCCGCCTCCGCCGCCGACGAATCTGCAGGTGTCGGAAATTACAGGACGGACCGCCATGCTGACCTGGGATCTCAACGACCGGCATGACCCGGACAAAGGCTATGACATCTATGTCACGAAGGACAAGACAAGGCCGGACGGCAGCTTCGGCTACCAAGGCTGGTTCGCAGCTCCGCCGGTCAAGCTCGGCGGACTGGAGCCGCAGACGGAGTACACGTTCTACATCCGTCAGGCAAGCGTTTCCGGCTCCAGCGTGCCGAGCGAGCGGATCACCTTCACGACGGCAGCCGATACGGCGACCGCTCCGCCTGCTCCGCTCAAAAAGCCCCATCAGCCGAGAGTGACGGAAGTCACGTACGAGTCGCTGACGGTTAAGTTTGAAAACGTTCCCGGAGCGGACGGATATGACGTCTACAGCCGTACGAGCTGGCTGGGAGGCATCTGGAACGGCTCCGGCACCTACAAGCTGGACGCCTCGACGCTGACGGTCGGGCAAGAAGTCTATTTGCAGGTCGCCGCGCAGGATTCGACGAAAGCTCGGCCGAACTCGCCGAAAAGCGATCCGGTTCGATTGATCTGGGGCCAGCTGGACGCTCCGAAGGACGTGCAGGTCGTCACGGCGACGAAGTCCGAGGTCACGCTTGGATGGGCGACCGTTACAGGCGCGACGTATTATGAAATTTACGAAGGCGGCAACCTTCTCGGCACCTCGGCGGAGCCGCGCTATCTGGCGACGGGGCTGAAGACGAGCCAGCCGTACTCCTTCACGGTCGTGGCCAAAAATGATCTGTGGACTTCTCCGACGAGCGCGCAAGTCAAGGCGACGCCGGGCCACAACTACAATCTCGTCTACTACTATGCTTCGTGGGCTCGCGGCGAAAGCGGCCGCAACTTCCAGCCATCCGACATCGACACGAGCCAGCTGACGCATATCAATTACGCGTTCGCGGACGTCTGCTGGGGCGGATACGGCGAAAGCGGCAGGGAATGCCGGAATCCGGAAATCGCCGACCAATCCGGCTATGTGTTCGACGGCAGCATGGTGCTCGGCGCGCCGGCCGACGACATGCCGAACTTCGCCGAACTCAGGACGATGAAGCAGCAGAACCCGGACTTCAAGCTGATGGTTTCCGCCGGCGGCTGGAGCTGGTCCAAGTATTTCTCCAAGCTCGCCGCTACGGAAGAGACCCGTCTGACGTTCGCTCAAACCGCGCTGCAATACCTGCGCAGCTACGGCTTCGACGGACTCGACATCGACTGGGAATACCCGGTCGAGGGCGGGGAGGACGACAACTACCGCAGCCCGGATGATCCCCAGAACTTCACGCTGCTCATGAAGACGCTGCGCGAGACGCTGGACGCCGCCGGGCAGAAGGACGGCAAGTACTATCTGCTGACCATCGCCTCGGGACAAGGCGACAACTTCACGCGCAACGCCGACTTCACGAATTCCGTGCGCTACCTCGACTTCGTCAACATCATGGCCTACGACTACAGCGGCGGCTGGCACAGCTCCGCCTACCACAACGCGCCGCTCTACTATGATCCGGCCAACAAGCAATCGACCGCTCCGCGCAACAATGTGGCGGGCGGAATATCCGGACATTTGAACAACGGCGTGCCGAACTACAAGCTCGTCATGGGCGTGCCGTCCTACGGCAACGGCTGGATCGGCTGTGCAGGCGAGTACGGAGCATGCACATCTCCATCCACGGACGGCACATGGGAAGCGGGCAAGTTCGACTTCACCGATCTGGAAGAGAACTACGTAACCAAGTCCACCTACAAGCGGCATTGGAACGACAAGGCCAAAGTGCCTTATCTGTTCAACGAAGAAACAGGCGCATTCATCTCCTATGACGATGAGGAATCCATCACGTACAAGGCGATCCATGTGCGGACGCAAAACCTGGCCGGCATGATGAACTGGGAGATATCCGGCGACCGCAACCGGACGCTGACGACACGGATCTTCGAGGAGCTGCCGATCTACGGCAATCCGAGCCAGGCTCATCCGGAGCCGACGCCGACGCCAACGCCGACGCCGACGCCAACGCCGACGCCTGAGCCAACGTCGACCGCGACGCCGACGCCTGAGCCAACGTCGACCGCGACGCCGACACCTGAGCCAACGTCGACCGCGACGCCGACACCTGAGCCAACGTCGACCACGACACCGACGCCAACGTCGACCACGACACCGACGCCAACGTCGACCGCGACGCCGACGCCAGAGCCAACGTCGACCACGACGCCGACGCCTGAGCCAACGTCGACCACGACGCCGACACCGACGCCAACGTCGACCACGACTCCAGCGCCGCCGATTTACTGGACGCCGACGCCGACGCCGTCGTCTTCGCCGAGCGCAACTCCAGCTCCAAGCGCGACGCCAGCACCGAGCGCGACGCCGTCTCCGACGCCAGCCGTCGAGACGCCTAACGATGCCGTCGGCCACTGGGCACAGAACGACATCGTCAAAGCCATCCAGCTCGGCATCTTCCAGGGCTACCCGGACGGAACGTTCCAGCCGGACGGAAAGACGACCCGAGGCATGCTGGCCGTCATGCTGAGCCGATTGCTATCTCCTCCAAGCGCAGCCGCGCCTGCGACGTTCAAGGACGCCGCGTCCTTCCCGGCCTGGTCGGCCGATGCGATCGCCCAGATCAAGGCGCTCGGCCTGATTCAAGGCTATGAGGACGGGACGTTCCGTCCGAATCGAGAGGTTACGAGAGCGGAGCTGCTGACGCTGCTCGCTCGTGCCGCGGACCTGAAAGCGGCAGCGGCAAGCAAGACCTCCTTCGCGGACGACAGCCTGATTCCGATGTGGGCCAAGCCGGCCGTCCAAGCCGCAGCCGAACATGGCCTGCTGACCGGACGGGACGGCAACAAGTTCGATCCGAACGCCGTCGCGACGCGCGCGGAAACGGCCGCGCTCGTGCTCCGGTTCCTGAGCGAGCTGACGAAATAA
- a CDS encoding TerC family protein, which yields MSSAVLLEYLWVLVVLIGLEGILAADNALVISIMVKHLPEKQRKKALFYGLAGAFVFRFASLFLISFLADVWYVQAIGAAYLLYISISHMAKRLFVKQKQHKKEAEKKQENFWVTVLKVELADIAFAIDAILAAVALAITLPATTLPRIGGLDGGQFGVILAGGIIGLVIMRFAATYFGRLLERRPGLETAAFAIVGWVGIKLAVYTLSHPDVGVLSEKFPKSAGWKIVFWGVLILIALGGWFLSKEKKPPSNPEAGAAGAEPV from the coding sequence ATGAGCTCGGCTGTGCTACTCGAATATCTGTGGGTGCTCGTGGTGCTGATCGGCCTCGAAGGCATCCTCGCCGCGGACAACGCGCTGGTCATCTCCATCATGGTCAAGCATCTTCCGGAAAAGCAGCGCAAGAAGGCGCTTTTCTACGGCCTGGCTGGTGCCTTCGTCTTCCGCTTCGCCTCGCTGTTCCTCATCTCGTTCCTCGCCGACGTCTGGTACGTGCAGGCGATCGGGGCCGCGTACCTGCTGTACATCTCGATCAGCCACATGGCCAAGCGGCTGTTCGTCAAGCAGAAGCAGCACAAGAAGGAAGCCGAGAAGAAGCAGGAGAATTTCTGGGTGACCGTGCTCAAGGTCGAGCTGGCGGACATCGCGTTCGCGATCGACGCCATCCTCGCCGCGGTGGCGCTGGCGATCACGCTGCCAGCGACCACGCTGCCCCGCATCGGCGGCCTCGATGGCGGCCAGTTCGGCGTCATCCTCGCAGGCGGCATCATCGGCCTCGTCATCATGCGTTTCGCGGCTACGTACTTCGGCCGGCTGCTGGAGCGCAGGCCCGGCCTCGAGACCGCGGCGTTCGCCATCGTCGGCTGGGTCGGCATCAAGCTGGCCGTGTATACGCTGTCCCATCCCGACGTCGGCGTGCTGTCCGAGAAGTTCCCCAAAAGCGCCGGCTGGAAAATCGTGTTCTGGGGCGTCCTGATCCTGATCGCGCTCGGCGGCTGGTTCCTGTCCAAGGAGAAGAAGCCTCCAAGCAATCCGGAGGCGGGAGCGGCTGGCGCGGAGCCGGTTTGA
- a CDS encoding ABC transporter substrate-binding protein, whose product MRKPTALVSCLMAMALLLAACFGGEVRSGDAGAGDQGRTEADGPSASQGGAAAPAAEDIRDKKIAISIYYPLPDQVEKRKAEDDKIARFQQDYPNVTITKSDWHYNVDEIGVKMAANEAPTFFNSFATEAGFLVQRGWAADITELWNGYERKNDINPTLQSQFVQDGRVYGVVQNGYVTSTVVNKKLLASRHVPAPSYDWTWDDMLSAAKGVADPQQGVAGISPMGKGNESGWNWTNFLFEAGGDIQKADGGKVTAAFHSDAAVKALQFYQKLRWEANAISKDWALGWDDAVGAFAQGRTAMVIAGAEGVLDQALNQGGLKPGDVATYPMPAAQPGGKHTGVMGGDYLVINPNASKDEQEMAFRYITFDYFSDNYLTAVEKDIQARRAEGKYYIPPQMSYYKNDSEYGRKLKSIYDNYDNVYKYDPESTKRMDGKPEAQYNTQEYYGAMTGIIQEVFSQKDVDLKAKLDEAAAMMQAKYYDAIQAR is encoded by the coding sequence ATGCGCAAGCCGACTGCACTCGTCAGCTGCCTGATGGCGATGGCGCTGCTGCTGGCCGCCTGCTTCGGCGGCGAGGTCCGCTCCGGCGATGCCGGAGCGGGCGACCAAGGAAGGACGGAGGCGGACGGACCGTCCGCGAGCCAGGGCGGCGCCGCGGCGCCGGCCGCGGAGGACATTCGGGACAAGAAGATCGCGATCAGCATCTACTATCCGCTGCCGGATCAAGTGGAGAAGCGCAAGGCCGAGGATGACAAGATCGCGCGCTTTCAGCAGGACTATCCGAACGTCACGATTACCAAAAGCGACTGGCACTACAATGTCGACGAAATCGGCGTGAAGATGGCGGCCAACGAGGCGCCGACGTTCTTCAACTCGTTCGCGACCGAAGCGGGCTTCCTCGTGCAGCGCGGCTGGGCGGCGGACATTACCGAGCTGTGGAACGGCTATGAGCGCAAAAACGACATCAATCCGACGCTGCAGAGCCAGTTCGTCCAGGACGGGAGGGTATACGGCGTCGTGCAGAACGGATATGTGACCTCGACGGTCGTGAACAAGAAGCTGCTCGCGTCCAGGCATGTCCCGGCTCCGTCGTACGACTGGACCTGGGACGACATGCTGAGCGCCGCCAAAGGCGTCGCCGATCCGCAACAAGGCGTCGCGGGCATCTCGCCGATGGGCAAGGGCAATGAGTCCGGGTGGAACTGGACCAACTTCCTGTTCGAAGCGGGCGGCGACATCCAGAAGGCGGATGGGGGCAAGGTGACGGCCGCCTTCCACTCCGACGCAGCCGTGAAGGCGCTGCAGTTCTACCAGAAGCTGCGCTGGGAAGCGAACGCCATCTCGAAGGACTGGGCGCTCGGCTGGGACGACGCGGTCGGCGCGTTCGCGCAGGGACGAACCGCGATGGTCATCGCCGGCGCGGAGGGCGTGCTCGACCAGGCGCTCAACCAGGGCGGGCTCAAGCCGGGCGACGTGGCCACCTACCCGATGCCGGCGGCCCAGCCCGGAGGCAAGCATACGGGCGTCATGGGCGGCGACTATCTGGTCATCAACCCCAACGCCAGCAAGGACGAGCAGGAGATGGCGTTCCGCTACATCACGTTCGACTATTTCTCCGACAACTATCTGACCGCCGTCGAGAAGGACATCCAGGCGCGCCGGGCGGAAGGCAAGTACTACATTCCTCCGCAGATGAGCTACTACAAGAACGATTCCGAATACGGCCGGAAGCTCAAGTCGATCTACGACAACTACGACAACGTGTACAAGTACGATCCGGAGTCGACGAAGCGGATGGATGGCAAGCCGGAAGCCCAGTACAACACGCAGGAATACTACGGCGCGATGACCGGCATCATCCAGGAGGTGTTCTCCCAAAAGGACGTCGACCTGAAGGCGAAGCTGGACGAGGCGGCCGCGATGATGCAGGCCAAGTATTACGACGCCATCCAGGCGCGATGA